The following are from one region of the Gossypium hirsutum isolate 1008001.06 chromosome D03, Gossypium_hirsutum_v2.1, whole genome shotgun sequence genome:
- the LOC107950646 gene encoding phosphatidylinositol 4-phosphate 5-kinase 4: MNKEQSGVLKAWEATVRKTHAAKKRANSIFGTITMANATDDDLENNNDKSDNISGEPYLVEKILPNGDYYTGQWYDNFPEGQGKYLWTDGCMYLGEWHRGKTMGKGRFSWPSGATYEGEFKSGYIDGIGIYTGPSGDTYKGQWVMNFKHGHGIRFYPNGDWYDGEWRRGLQEGLGKYQWQNENHYIGEWKNGMICGTGTFVWSNENKYDGQWEDGMPKGNGTYYWSDGSFYVGNWSKDPDEQNGTYYPSESSQAANLEWDPQTVYIELADCKICPSENVSIMPSQKVLAWYSAKTDDNPRRLSIDGRVSVGIERPDKMHMWESDDDSTDLTEVRRDLDSELLCVQVQHQHDDTNPKFNLELPLKVPKLGKRPGETISRGHKNYELMLNLQLGIRHSVGRPAPATSLDLKAAAFDPKEKIWTRFPAEGSKYTPPHQSCEFKWKDYCPVVFRALRKLFKVDPADYMISICGNGALRELSSPGKSGSFFYLTEDDRYMIKTMKKSEVKVFIRMLFAYYNHVRSFENTLVIKYYGLHCVKLTGPIQRKVRFIIMGNLLRSEYTIHRRFDLKGSSLGRITDKSESEIDSTTILKDLDLNFIFKLEKAWFEEFCWQIDRDCEFLEQERTMDYSLLVGIHFKEISANGEFVPCGRRSSSGNYENESTPPDMEEHFLDPKRWGTIKLGANMPAKVERTIRKPKSVFHLVGEQTGECYEVIMFFGIIDILQDYDITKRLEHAYKSIQYDPTSISAVDPKQYSKRFRDFIFKVFCEDT, encoded by the exons ATGAACAAAGAGCAAAGTGGTGTTCTGAAGGCATGGGAGGCCACCGTGCGCAAAACACATGCTGCCAAAAAACGTGCAAACAGCATTTTCGGGACAATAACTATGGCAAATGCAACGGATGATGATcttgaaaataataatgataaaagtgATAATATATCCGGGGAGCCATACTTAGTAGAGAAAATTCTACCAAACGGGGATTATTATACCGGGCAGTGGTATGATAATTTTCCCGAGGGACAAGGGAAATATTTATGGACCGATGGTTGCATGTACTTAGGAGAGTGGCATAGGGGCAAAACTATGGGCAAAGGAAGGTTTAGTTGGCCATCCGGTGCTACTTATGAAGGGGAGTTCAAAAGTGGATATATTGATGGGATTGGTATATATACTGGACCTAGCGGCGATACATATAAGGGGCAATGGGTGATGAACTTTAAGCATGGTCATGGCATAAGGTTCTATCCGAATGGAGATTGGTATGATGGGGAATGGCGTCGTGGTTTGCAAGAAGGGCTTGGGAAATATCAATGGCAAAATGAAAACCATTATATAGGAGAGTGGAAGAATGGTATGATTTGTGGAACCGGTACTTTTGTATGGAGCAATGAGAATAAATATGACGGTCAGTGGGAAGATGGTATGCCAAAAGGAAATGGAACTTATTATTGGTCAGATGGAAGCTTTTATGTGGGTAATTGGAGTAAGGATCCGGATGAGCAAAATGGGACATACTATCCTTCAGAGTCCTCCCAGGCTGCAAATCTTGAATGGGATCCTCAAACTGTCTATATTGAGTTGGCTGATTGTAAGATTTGCCCAAGCGAAAATGTTTCGATTATGCCATCCCAAAAAGTATTGGCATGGTATTCAGCAAAGACTGATGATAATCCAAGGAGGTTGTCGATTGATGGGAGGGTAAGCGTAGGCATAGAAAGGCCAGACAAAATGCATATGTGGGAGAGTGATGATGATAGTACTGATTTAACGGAAGTGAGGAGAGATTTGGATTCTGAGTTATTATGTGTTCAAGTTCAACATCAACATGATGATACAAATCCTAAGTTTAACCTCGAATTACCATTGAAAGTGCCAAAACTGGGAAAAAGACCAGGTGAAACAATATCTAGAGGGCACAAGAACTATGAACTTATGCTCAATCTACAATTGGGAATCAG GCATTCTGTTGGAAGACCTGCTCCAGCAACGTCTCTTGATCTAAAGGCGGCAGCTTTTGATcccaaagagaaaatttggacaaGATTTCCTGCAGAAGGCAGCAAGTACACTCCACCGCATCAATCTTGTGAATTTAAATGGAAGGATTATTGTCCGGTAGTTTTTAG GGCTTTGAGGAAGTTGTTCAAGGTGGACCCTGCAGATTACATGATATCTATATGTGGAAATGGTGCACTAAGAGAACTATCTTCCCCCGGTAAAAGTGGGAGCTTTTTTTACTTGACAGAGGATGATCGATATATGATAAAAACAATGAAGAAGTCAGAAGTGAAA GTGTTTATAAGGATGCTTTTTGCATATTATAATCATGTTCGATCCTTTGAAAACACTTTGGTCATTAAATATTATGGGTTGCACTGCGTAAAGTTAACTGGGCCGATTCAAAGAAAG GTACGATTCATTATTATGGGAAACCTTTTACGTTCCGAGTATACAATTCATAGACGCTTTGATTTAAAAGGATCTTCTCTAGGACGCATAACAGATAAGTCTGAGTCTGAGATCGACAGTACTACAATACTTAAGGACCTTGATTTGAATTTCATATTCAAACTCGAAAAAGCTTGGTTTGAAGAGTTTTGCTG GCAAATAGATAGGGATTGTGAGTTTCTTGAACAGGAGAGGACCATGGACTACAGTCTTCTGGTGGGCATTCATTTTAAGGAAATATCAGCCAATGGAGAATTCGTTCCTTGCGGAAGGCGAAGTTCATCTg GAAATTATGAGAATGAATCAACTCCACCAGATATGGAGGAACATTTTCTAGATCCTAAAAG GTGGGGTACCATAAAGTTGGGTGCTAACATGCCAGCAAAAGTAGAAAGAACTATAAGAAAACCCAAATCGGTATTTCACCTTGTAGGAGAACAAACAGGGGAGTGTTATGAAGTCATAATGTTTTTTGGCATAATTGACATACTACAAGATTATGATATTACCAAGAGGCTTGAGCATGCATATAAATCCATTCAATATGACCCTACTTCTATATCAGCTGTGGATCCGAAGCAGTATTCTAAACGATTTCGAgattttatatttaaagttttttgtgaagatacttaa